CCGCATGATCGAGGTTGGGCTCAAAGGCGTCGAGTTCATCGCGATCAACACCGATGCCCAGGCCCTGCTGATGAGTGACGCCGACGTCAAGCTTGACGTCGGCCGTGAACTGACCCGTGGACTGGGCGCCGGCGCCCAGCCCGAGGTCGGCAAGAACGCCGCCGAGGACCACCGCGACGAGATCGAGGAGGTCCTCAAGGGGGCCGACATGGTCTTCGTGACCTGTGGCGAGGGCGGCGGCACCGGTACCGGTGGCGCTCCGGTGGTGGCGAACATCGCCCGCAAGCTCGGCGCGCTGACCATCGGCGTGGTGACCCGGCCGTTCTCCTTCGAGGGCAAGCGGCGCCAGGTCCAGGCCGAGGCCGGCATCGACGAGCTGCGCAACCAGTGCGACACGCTGATCGTGATCCCGAACGACCGGCTGCTGGCGCTCGGCGACCGCGGGATCAGCATGATGGACGCGTTCCGTCAGGCCGACCAGGTGCTGCTCTCCGGTGTGCAGGGCATCACCGACCTGATCACCACGCCGGGTCTGATCAACCTGGACTTCGCCGACGTCAAGAGCGTGATGAGCAACGCGGGCAGCGCGCTCATGGGCATCGGCAGCGCGCGTGGCGACAACCGCGCGGTCGAGGCGGCCGAGCGGGCCATCTCCAGCCCGCTGCTGGAGCAGAGCATGGACGGCGCGCGCGGCGTGCTGCTCTCCATCGCCGGCGGTTCCGACCTGGGTCTGTTCGAGATCAACGACGCGGCGCAGCTGGTCACCGACGCGGCCCACCCGGACGCGAACATCATCTTCGGTGCGGTGATCGACGACGCGCTCGGCGACGAGGTGCGGGTGACCGTGATCGCCGCCGGCTTCGACGGCGGGTCGCCGTCCTACAAGCCGTCCGAGCCGGTCCGCAAGCAGGTGCCCGCGCCGGTGCAGACCACCAGCTCGCCGGCCTCGTCGATCACGTCGACGTCGCTGACCCCGCACCAGCCGGCGCCCGCGCCGGCCGCGCCGACGCCGCGCAAGGTGCTCTTCGACGACGTGGACGTGCCGGACTTCTTGAAGAACGGTTCCTGATCACACCGATGGTTCCTGGCAAGTGGTGAGTGACGAGGGGCGGCGGGCCGAGCTCGCCGCCAACCTCCAGCGGGTGCGTGACCGGATCGCGCGTGCCTGCGCGGCGGCGGGACGGCGACCGGATGCGGTGACGCTGACCGCGGTGACGAAGACGTACCCGGCGAGCGACGTGCTGTTGCTCGCCGGTCTCGGTGTCACCGACGTCGGGGAGAACAAGGACCAGGACGCGGCCGGCAAGGCTGCTGAGGTCCGGGCCGCCGGCGTGCGCCTGCGCTGGCACTTCGTCGGACAGCTGCAGCGCAACAAGACGAAATCAGTTTCCGCGTACGCCGATGTGGTCGAGTCCGTGGACTCGCTGCGTCTGGTCACCGCGCTCGACCGGGCCGCCGTCGCGGTCCGGGACCGGCCGCTCGACGTGCTGGTCCAGGTGAGCCTGGACGGCGACCCGCATCGGGGTGGGGTGGCCGGGGACGATCTCTGGCGGGTATCCGACGCGGTGGCCTCATCGGACGGTCTGCGGCTGGGCGGGCTGATGGCCGTCGCCCCGCTCGGCGAGGATCCCGGCCGCGCGTTCGCTCGACTGGCCGAATTGGCTGGTCAGCTCGTCGCGACACATCCCGGCGCCACGGTGTTGTCGGCGGGCATGAGCGGCGACCTGGAAGCGGCCGTCCAGCATGGGGCGACACACGTACGGATCGGTACATCTTTACTCGGGATGCGAAACTCGCTGCGGTAGCCTTGCGGCGGGCAGCAAACTACATGGGTGTTGTTTTACGCGACGTGCCACCGCCCGGCGGCCGTTGCGTCCGACGACGCAGCGTCGCAGTGAGCCGTGGGTCCGCATCGGACTCGATGTCCGGCTCGCCAAGGGGGGACGCGGGCCGCCAGAGGGGACGCGGGCCGCAGAAGCGGACGGAGGTGGGGGCATGAACGGTTTCCGTAAGTCGCTGGTGTGGCTGGGGCTTGCCGAGGAAGAGGACGTCGACTACGAGGACCGGGGGTACCGGGAGACTTCCCACCGCTCGTCCCGTGATCGGGATCGGGACCGCGATCGGGATCGTTACTCCTCGAGCTCCCGCTACTCGGACTCCTACGACGAGGACGAGGTCGAGGAGGAGCACGCCGTTCCGCGGGCGCGTGCCGACCGCGACCGGTCCGACCGTGCCGACCGTTTCGAGCGCAGCAGCCGGCTCAGCGAGCGCGTCTCCTCGGTGCGCGCCGACCTGGACCGGGACGAGGACGACCGGATCGAGCGGGCCAGTGTCCGTTCCATCACCCGGCCCTCCGCGGCGCCCGAGCAGTCCTCGTCGCTGACCTACTCCACCCGGGAGAACCTCGCGCTGGCCCCGCAGCCGCCGGTTCACCAGCCGCAGGTCCAGCACCGCCCGGAGGAGGAGCAGCGGTACCAGATCACCACGCTGCACCCGACCACGTACCGGGAGGCGCGGACGATCGGCGAGCATTTCCGGGACGGCGTACCGGTGATCATCAATCTCACCGAGATGGATGAATCGGACGCTCGCCGACTGGTGGACTTCGCGGCCGGACTGGCGTTCGGTCTGCGGGGTACGATCGAGCGCGTGACCAACCGGGTTTTCCTGCTCTCACCGGCAAATGTCCAGGTCACCGCGGAGGACAAGGCCAAGATCGCTGAGGGCGGCTTCTTCACCCAGAGTTGACCCGAACGAGGGATCCGCCGGACGTGCTGTCGATCGTGTTCCAGATTCTCTATCTGTTGGTGTATTTCTTCCTCCTCGTGCTGCTGAGCAGGTTCGTCATGGGAGCGGTGCTCCAGTACGGACGTCGCTGGCAACCGGCCCGGGGCGCGTCCGCCGCACTCGAATTGGTGTGGAGCGTCACGGATCCACCTCTCAAGGCGTTGAGGCGTGTGATCCCACCGCTGCGCATTGGTAACGTGAGTTTGGACCTGGCTTCCATCGTGCTGCTGGTTATCCTGTTCGTGCTCATGGAGTTCGTGCTAGTTCGCTTCTTCTAGATCCACAGATAGACAGCAGCCCCAACCGCGGCCGCGACTGACCCGAGGAGTTTCGATGCCGCTGACCCCGGCCGACGTGCATAACGTCGCCTTCAAGAAGCCCCCGATCGGCAAGCGGGGGTATGACGAGGAGGAGGTCGACGCCTTCCTGGACGAGGTCGAGCGCGAGCTCGCCCGTCTGATCGAGGAGAACAACGAGCTGCGCGCCCAGGTGGAGCGCGGCGGTCGGGGTGGCGCGCCAGCCGGCCCGAGTGCCGACCCCCGCCTCGCGGCCGAGCTCAACGACCTGAAAGGCCAGCTCGACCGCGTGCAGCGGGACAAGTCGGCGGCGGAGCAGGCGGCCCGGCAGATGCAGGCCGAGCTCGAGCAGGTGCGTGCCCAGGGTGGCCCGGCCGGCGGCCCGACCGGCGCGGACGGTGAGCAGCAGGCGCTCCGGGTGCTGATGATGGCCCAGCGCACCGCCGACGACCACGTGTCCGACGCCCGGCGCGAGGCCGACAAGCTCCTCTCCGACGCCCGTTCCAAGGCGGAGGAGGTCACCCGGGAGGCCCGGGCCAAGGCCGACGCCCTCGAGCGGGACGCGCGCCAGCGCCACCAGGAGGCGATGGGCGGCCTGGACGCCAAGCGGACCGCGCTGCAGAAGCACATCGAGGAGCTCAAGCAGTTCGAGCGGGAGTACCGCACGCGCTTGAAGGCCTACCTCGAGAGCCAGCTGCGCGACCTCGACGGCCGTGGCCAGGGCCTGGAGGCCGAGATGGCGCGGGCCGACGCGAGCCGCTCGGTCGGTGGCTCCGGCGGTCTCGCCGCGGCCGGTCTCGCCGGGTCCTACGGCGGCCGGTCCAACGCCATCGAATCGGGTCGCTGACCACAGCCTCCGCACCTCGACGAGGATGAGCCATGATTCCTGCTAGTTTCCCGCTCATCCTCGTCGCGGCGGTGTGCCTCGCGATCGGCCTGGTCCGCGGGTCGAGCAGCCTCTTCATAGCGTCGATCGTGGCCAGCCTGCTGGCCACCGTCGTCATCGTCATCGGCGCCCGGCAGAACGCCGCGGCACGCCGCACCGGCGCACCGGACCCCGCCGAGTTCCCCGACGACCCCGGATTCGCCGAGGGTGCCGAGCCGCCGCGCCGCGCCTCCGCGGCGCCGTCCGACGCCCACGATTCTGCCCCGGCCGGTGCCGCGTTCGCAGCCGATTCCGGGTACCCCGGCGACTCGCCGCACGCCGCCGGCGCATCCTTCGCCGCCGACTCTCCCGAGCCGGCCGCGACCTCCGCCGCGGCGGGACGGACCGACCCGATCGGATTCCCCGCCGCCAGCGCTGAACCTGTATACGCGGATCAGCCCCCGGCGGATCAAGGCGACACGGTCGATCTCCCGGCAGCCGCCGATCCGCCCCCTGGGGGGCTCGCGGGCGTCGGCGATCCGGCCTCCCGCGCTTTCTCGGCGCCCGGCGATCCGGCCTCCCGCGCGTCCGGTGGCGTCGGCGATCCGGCCTCCGGGGGCGCCGAGCAGGGCTTCCGTGCACCAGCCGCGTCAAGTCACCTGCCGGACGAAACGCCCGCCGCCGCTGACTATCACGCCGCCTCGTCGACGATCGGCGCCGCCCGCGGCTCCGAGGCCGACGACCAGTCGTGGCGCCGGCCCGCCGCCGAGTCGCCCGCTGCCGGACCTGTCGGTCCGGAGCCCGCCGCCGGCGAGGCCGCCGGTGCGCCGGAGCGCGGTTTCCCGGCACAGGCCTCCGGCCCGGGCACACCGCCGGGGGATGGCGGCCCGGGCACACCGCCGAGGGATGGCGGCCTGGGCGTGCCGCCGAGGGATTCCGGTCCGGGTGTGCCGCTGATCGATTCCGGTCAGGATGCGGCGGCGCCCAGCGACGATTTCGCCGAGCCGGACGCCGACGACCCGGACGACGAGCCGCTGCCCCAGTCGGTCCGGCCGACCGACGCGGTCCAGGTGGCCCGCTTGGACACCGAGGTCCTGGTCGTTGACGGCCGCCCGCGCTACCACATGGCCGACTGCCCGCACCTGGTCGGCCGCCTGACCGAGCCGCTCCCGGCGGCCGAAGCGGTCGAGTTGGGCTTCAGCCCGTGCGGCCTGTGCCGCCCGGTGGACCGCCTGCTCGGCGCCAACGCCCACCGCTGAGCCGGGCGGGGCGCGGGCGGGCGCGCGGCAGAATGGCACGCATGGGGAAACGGGAAGTGCCGGCCGGGGTGTCGGTGCCGGTCCGGGTGCGGCCCGGGGCCGGCCGGACCCGGGTGGGCGGGTGTTATGCCGGGCCGCACGGGCCGGCGCTGATCGTCGCGGTCGGCGCCCCCGCGGTGGACGGCAAGGCGACCGAGGCGGTCCGCCGGGCTCTCGCCGCGGCGCTTGGTGTCCGGGCCGCCGATGTCGCCCTTCGGCTGGGCGCCACCAGCCGGGACAAGGTCTTCGCCGTCGAGGCTCCGGCCGCCGAGCTGGAGGCCCGGCTGACCGCTCTTCGCGGATCGTGAATCGTGCCGGTCCCGGGTCGCCTGCCGGGAAGCCGGCTGGATCGTCTCCTGGTGGTCTGACCTGGCCGGTTCTCCCGGGCGCGGCCTCGGGACCGGGCGGGGCGGCCGGCTCGGAGCGCGGGGCGCGGCGGCGACGCGGAAGCCTGGCGTGGAGTGACAAGCGGTGATGCCGGAGTGACTCCGGGTGTATCGTCGTGTATCCGACGAGCGGCCGGAGTGTTCGTGCCGGTTTGTCGGGTGCGGGTGGATCGACAGGTTGTCGGGGCATCTCACGTTCCGTATCCTTGCCAGCCTCCGGAGTGCGCGGCGTTCCCCAAGCCGCGCCATTTCTGCAGGTGGGGCAGGACGGCCGGGATGGAGACGCGGTCGCACTCGTGGAGCGTGCCGGTTCGTCGGGGCGGTTCCGGGGTGCGGACCACGCTCGGGCCGGAGCGTGGTGGTCCGCCGGAGCGGTGCCGGGGACGCGGGTGGCGGTGGGGCCGGCCCCGGCCGGTGGGGTCGGAAACGCAAGAGGTAACCGCACGGGGGAAGACAGGAGGACCGGGCGGGCCGGGAGGCCGACGGTTCCTCAGGACCGCTGATCGCCGCGCCGGGCGCGGCCGAGGGAGCGATGATGGCCAAGGCAACCGACATCCGGGCCGCTTCGAGCGGTGGGGCCGCCTCCGGGCGGACCCGCTCCACGTCGGAGACCGCGGAGATCAGGGAAGCTCTGGTGGCGCGGCTCAACGAGCTGCAGGCCGAGTACGATCAGGCGCTCAGTGCGATCACCGAGCTCTCACGCGAGCGGCTCGCCGACTCGGCCGGGGACGACCAGGCCGACACCGGCACCAAGACGTTCGAGCGGGAGCAGGAGATCACGCTGGCCAACAACCTGCTCGAGCGGATCACACAGGTGGAGCGTGCCATCGAGCGCCTCGGGCAGGGCAACTACGGTTGGTGCGAGAAGTGCGGTAACCAGATCCCGGTGGAGCGGCTGGCCGCCTTCCCGTCCGCGACTCTCTGTGTCTCTTGCAAGCAGTTGGAGGAAAGACGCTGAACGCCGACAAGGCCTCCCGTTTCACCCCGCGCGCCGTCGCGGTGCTGGGCGCCACCGCGCTGGTCGCGGTGGCGCTCGACCAATGGGTGAAGCATCTCTCCACCGAGAACCTGGATCCGAACGAACCGGTCCGGATTCTCGGTGGCCTGATCTATCTCTCGCTGCTGCGCAACGGCGGCGCGGCGTTCAGCTTCGGCAGCGCGTACACCTGGATCTTCCCGGTGATCACGCTGGTGGTGATCGGCTGGATCGGCTGGATGGCGACGAAGCTGCGCTCGGTGCCCTGGGCGGTCGCGCTCGGCCTGGTGCTCGGCGGCGCGCTGGGTAACCTGACCGATCGGCTGTTCCGGGCGCCCGGCCCGTTCCAGGGGCACGTGGTCGACATGATCAGCGCGTTCGCGCCGAACGGGGAGAGGTTCGCGGTCTTCAACATCGCGGACAGTTGCCTGACCGTCGGCGTCTGCCTCGCGGTGATCCTGGAGCTGACCGGCCGGCAGCGGGACGGCAGCCGGTTGAAGGGCAGAGCTGACAAGAAACCCGAGGGTGCCACCGAGAGCGCCACCGGGACGGAGGAGACGGCATGAGTGACACGCGATCTCTTCCGGTGCCGGACGGGCTCGACGGGATGCGGCTGGACCAGGCGGTCTCCCGGTTGTTCGGGCTGTCCCGGACGGCCGCTGCGACCCTGGTCGAGGCCGGTGACGCGCTGGTGGACGGCATCCCCCGGCCGAAATCGGACAAGGTGGCGGCGGGCTCGTGGCTCGAGGTGACCCTGCCGCCGCCGGTCTCCGCGCCGGTCCTGGTCGCCGAGCCGGTGCACGGGCTGGGCGTGATCTACAGCGACGACGACATCGTGGTGGTGGACAAGCCGGTCGGGGTGGCCGCCCACCCGAGTCCCGGCTGGACCGGGCCGACAGTGGTCAGCGGGCTCGCCGCGATGGGGCAGAACGTGGCGACCAGCGGCGCCGCCGAGCGGCAGGGCATCGTGCACCGCCTCGACGTCGGCACCACCGGCCTGATGGTGGTCGCCAAGTCCGAGATGGCCTACAGCGTGCTGAAGCGGGCGTTCAAGGAGCGCGAGGTGGAGAAGCGCTACCACGCCGTGGTGCAGGGCCACCTGGACCCGCTGCGGGGCACCGTCGACGCGCCGATCGACAGGCACCCGACTGCCGACTACAAGTTCGCGGTGATGTCCGGCGGCAAACCGAGCGTCACGCACTACGACACGCTGGAGGCGTTCCGCGCCGCCAGCCTGGTCGACGTGCGGCTGGAGACCGGCCGCACCCACCAGATCCGGGTGCACTTCTCGGCGCTGCGGCACCCGTGCGTCGGTGATCTCACCTACGGCGCGGATCCCACCCTGGCCGCCCGGCTGAAGCTCAACCGGCAGTGGCTGCACGCCCGGGAGCTGGCCTTCCTGCACCCGCGGACGCACGACGAGGTGCGGTTCGTCAGCGACTACCCGGACGACCTGAAATACGCGCTGGACGTCCTGCAGGACGCCGGCTGACCTTTCCTCTGGAGTGATCACCGTGGGCCCCGCGCATCGGCTGCGAGCGGTCCTCGTCAGGTTCGGGGGCGGCTCGCTCCGGTTGCAGATCATGACCGGGGTGGCGCTCACCGCCACCGTCGCGCTGGTCCTCGCCGTCGCCTGGGCCGGCCGCCCCGGTGGCCCGTCCGGCGAGGACCCGGGCGACGTCGTCCGGGTCGGGGTGGTCGAGGGCCAGTCGGTCGGCGGTTACCTGGACTCCGCCCGGCGTGAGCTGGCCATGCTGACCGACCCGTCCGGTCCGGTCGCCGGGGAGACCTGGGCGCTGGTCAGCCTGGCCCGGTACACGGCGCCGGCCCGGCTGCCGGCGATGCTCGCCGACGTGACGGTGGCCCAGGTGTACGCGCGGGTGCCGCTGCCCGACGCCCGGACCCAGGTGTCGCTGATCCCGGTGTACACGATGCCCGGCGACGTGACCGCCGGGATGCTCGACGCGGCCCTGGTGCGTGATCGGGAGCAGGCCGACTACTCGCGGCTGGAGCGGTCGCTGACCGGTGACGGGCGTCGCGAGCAACGGCTGCGGCAGACGTACCGGAACGCGGCCCGCACCGCGGCGCTGGAGGCGGCGGCGTACCGGGAAGGGTGTGCCTGTGTGTTCGCGGCAGTGGTCCGCGGCACTCCGGTGGCGCTCGACGGCATCGCGTCCCGACCCGGCGTGCGGGCCGTCGACCCGGCCCCGGAGGTGCGCAGCCTGGACCGCACCGAGTTCCGGCCGCCGCTGCCGGAGGAGCACGGAACGGTCTCCGCCGAGCCGTCGGCACCGCCCGTGCCCACCGCGGTGCCGAGCGTTGCGCCGGCCTCGCCGGGACGGTTACCGTCGTCGATCGGTGCCACTGTGACTTCTGCCTCATCCGGTCGCGGGGTCTCATCGGCGCCGGCCGTCGCCGGGTCGTCAGCGGAGCTGCTTGACGTACCCTCGGAGGCGGAAGCGAGCGCCGCTCGCGACACATCCGGCGCGTCTTCCGGAGCATCCGGCGCCGAACCAGGACGTTAGTTTTTCCGTCTAACAGAACGTTCGGGCGGATGCACGTGCATGACCAGCGTGCCGTCATGTGATCAAGAACGACAGGGGGATGGGCGCACGGTCGGTGGCCCGCATAGGGTTCTCGTCCGTAGCCTGTCATGGCGAGAACCCCTCGCCGGAGAACGACGTCGGGTAGGCGCAGAAAGGACAAGCCGTGGACGGGACCGAGACCGGCTGGGGCCGGCCTGCGGAACCAGCCCCGCGCTGGCGGGCTCTGCTCGACCGTGCCCGGCATGGTCACCGCGCCGACGAGCCCGCCGAGGAGCCGAAACCGGAACCCGCGGCGCTCCCGCAGCAGTGGGGCCAGCAGCCGCTGCCGACCCGCGGGCCGGCTCGCCCGGTGAATCCGCTGGACAGCCGCCAGGGGTACGAGCTGGACAGCCGGCCGGGCTATGACGGGCAGCGCCGCGCCGCGGAGCCGGATCCGCGCGCCGAGGTGCCGCGCCCGATGCCGCAGCGCCCGATCAATCCGCTGGACCCGCGCTGGCAGGCCCGGCCGGAGCCACCGCAGCACAGCTTCTTCGAGCCGGCGCCGCGCTCGCCGCAGCCCGCCCCGCCGCCGCCCGCCCCGCCGGTGCGGGGGGCGTACCCGCCGGCACCCGGCTATCCGGCACCGAACGGTTATCCGCCACCCGCCTACCCGCAGGCCTACGCGCCGGCCCCGGCGCCGCCGGCCGCGCCCGCGCCGGTGGCGCCGCAGCCGGTGTCCCCACCACCCGCGCCCGCCCCGATGGCGCAGCCGGCCCCGGCCGTGCCGTCGGCGCCGGCGGGCGCTCGGATCGAGTGGCGGCAGACCCGCCCCGACGACGGCACGGAGCGGGCCGTCGGCGTCATGCGGCGCAAGCTCGGGCAGCCCCGGGTGCTGGCGTTCGCCAACCCCAAGGGCGGCGTGCACAAGACCACCGCGACAGTGCTGGCCGCGGCCACCATCGGCAGTGTCCGCGGGCGCGGCGTGCTCGCCTGGGACGACAACGAGCTGCGCGGCACGCTCGGGCTGCGGGCCGGCAGTGCCCGGCACGCCCGGACGATCAAGCACCTGCTGACCGATCTGGAGCGGATCGAGGGACTGCACGGCGACGCGCTGCTGCAGGAGCTCGACGCCTATCTGCGGCACGCCTCCGACGGGTCGTACGACGTGCTGGCCGGCGAGGAGAACCCCCGGTTCGCCCAGCGTCTGGACCAGGCCACCGTGCGCCGGGTGACCGACCTGCTGCGCCGGACCCACGACGTGATCTGCGTGGACACCGGCAACAACGTGGAGAGCGTGAACTGGCAGACGGTCATGCGGATGGCCGACCAGCTGGTGATCACCACGGTGCCCCGGGAGGACGCCGCGTTCACCGCCGACTGGATGCTCGACGTGCTGGAGGAGAGCGGGATGGGCGACATGGTGGCGAACGCCGTGACGTTGATCTCGTGTCCCTCGCCGGGTGCGCTGCC
This window of the Actinoplanes oblitus genome carries:
- the ftsZ gene encoding cell division protein FtsZ, with the protein product MTPPHNYLAVIKVVGIGGGGVNAVNRMIEVGLKGVEFIAINTDAQALLMSDADVKLDVGRELTRGLGAGAQPEVGKNAAEDHRDEIEEVLKGADMVFVTCGEGGGTGTGGAPVVANIARKLGALTIGVVTRPFSFEGKRRQVQAEAGIDELRNQCDTLIVIPNDRLLALGDRGISMMDAFRQADQVLLSGVQGITDLITTPGLINLDFADVKSVMSNAGSALMGIGSARGDNRAVEAAERAISSPLLEQSMDGARGVLLSIAGGSDLGLFEINDAAQLVTDAAHPDANIIFGAVIDDALGDEVRVTVIAAGFDGGSPSYKPSEPVRKQVPAPVQTTSSPASSITSTSLTPHQPAPAPAAPTPRKVLFDDVDVPDFLKNGS
- a CDS encoding DivIVA domain-containing protein yields the protein MPLTPADVHNVAFKKPPIGKRGYDEEEVDAFLDEVERELARLIEENNELRAQVERGGRGGAPAGPSADPRLAAELNDLKGQLDRVQRDKSAAEQAARQMQAELEQVRAQGGPAGGPTGADGEQQALRVLMMAQRTADDHVSDARREADKLLSDARSKAEEVTREARAKADALERDARQRHQEAMGGLDAKRTALQKHIEELKQFEREYRTRLKAYLESQLRDLDGRGQGLEAEMARADASRSVGGSGGLAAAGLAGSYGGRSNAIESGR
- a CDS encoding RluA family pseudouridine synthase, whose protein sequence is MSDTRSLPVPDGLDGMRLDQAVSRLFGLSRTAAATLVEAGDALVDGIPRPKSDKVAAGSWLEVTLPPPVSAPVLVAEPVHGLGVIYSDDDIVVVDKPVGVAAHPSPGWTGPTVVSGLAAMGQNVATSGAAERQGIVHRLDVGTTGLMVVAKSEMAYSVLKRAFKEREVEKRYHAVVQGHLDPLRGTVDAPIDRHPTADYKFAVMSGGKPSVTHYDTLEAFRAASLVDVRLETGRTHQIRVHFSALRHPCVGDLTYGADPTLAARLKLNRQWLHARELAFLHPRTHDEVRFVSDYPDDLKYALDVLQDAG
- a CDS encoding DUF167 domain-containing protein; this encodes MGKREVPAGVSVPVRVRPGAGRTRVGGCYAGPHGPALIVAVGAPAVDGKATEAVRRALAAALGVRAADVALRLGATSRDKVFAVEAPAAELEARLTALRGS
- a CDS encoding YggS family pyridoxal phosphate-dependent enzyme — encoded protein: MVSDEGRRAELAANLQRVRDRIARACAAAGRRPDAVTLTAVTKTYPASDVLLLAGLGVTDVGENKDQDAAGKAAEVRAAGVRLRWHFVGQLQRNKTKSVSAYADVVESVDSLRLVTALDRAAVAVRDRPLDVLVQVSLDGDPHRGGVAGDDLWRVSDAVASSDGLRLGGLMAVAPLGEDPGRAFARLAELAGQLVATHPGATVLSAGMSGDLEAAVQHGATHVRIGTSLLGMRNSLR
- a CDS encoding YggT family protein, with amino-acid sequence MLSIVFQILYLLVYFFLLVLLSRFVMGAVLQYGRRWQPARGASAALELVWSVTDPPLKALRRVIPPLRIGNVSLDLASIVLLVILFVLMEFVLVRFF
- the lspA gene encoding signal peptidase II; amino-acid sequence: MQAVGGKTLNADKASRFTPRAVAVLGATALVAVALDQWVKHLSTENLDPNEPVRILGGLIYLSLLRNGGAAFSFGSAYTWIFPVITLVVIGWIGWMATKLRSVPWAVALGLVLGGALGNLTDRLFRAPGPFQGHVVDMISAFAPNGERFAVFNIADSCLTVGVCLAVILELTGRQRDGSRLKGRADKKPEGATESATGTEETA
- a CDS encoding TraR/DksA family transcriptional regulator is translated as MAKATDIRAASSGGAASGRTRSTSETAEIREALVARLNELQAEYDQALSAITELSRERLADSAGDDQADTGTKTFEREQEITLANNLLERITQVERAIERLGQGNYGWCEKCGNQIPVERLAAFPSATLCVSCKQLEERR
- a CDS encoding MinD/ParA family ATP-binding protein, producing MDGTETGWGRPAEPAPRWRALLDRARHGHRADEPAEEPKPEPAALPQQWGQQPLPTRGPARPVNPLDSRQGYELDSRPGYDGQRRAAEPDPRAEVPRPMPQRPINPLDPRWQARPEPPQHSFFEPAPRSPQPAPPPPAPPVRGAYPPAPGYPAPNGYPPPAYPQAYAPAPAPPAAPAPVAPQPVSPPPAPAPMAQPAPAVPSAPAGARIEWRQTRPDDGTERAVGVMRRKLGQPRVLAFANPKGGVHKTTATVLAAATIGSVRGRGVLAWDDNELRGTLGLRAGSARHARTIKHLLTDLERIEGLHGDALLQELDAYLRHASDGSYDVLAGEENPRFAQRLDQATVRRVTDLLRRTHDVICVDTGNNVESVNWQTVMRMADQLVITTVPREDAAFTADWMLDVLEESGMGDMVANAVTLISCPSPGALPLLEDFKKHFATRTRAVAVVPYDPALEVGSSIEYGDLQPETRQAWLRAASVMLEPFAE
- a CDS encoding cell division protein SepF, which codes for MNGFRKSLVWLGLAEEEDVDYEDRGYRETSHRSSRDRDRDRDRDRYSSSSRYSDSYDEDEVEEEHAVPRARADRDRSDRADRFERSSRLSERVSSVRADLDRDEDDRIERASVRSITRPSAAPEQSSSLTYSTRENLALAPQPPVHQPQVQHRPEEEQRYQITTLHPTTYREARTIGEHFRDGVPVIINLTEMDESDARRLVDFAAGLAFGLRGTIERVTNRVFLLSPANVQVTAEDKAKIAEGGFFTQS